A window of the Scandinavium goeteborgense genome harbors these coding sequences:
- a CDS encoding YggT family protein translates to MKTLTFLLSTVIELYTMVMLLRVWMQWARCDFYNPFSQFVVKATQPLVGPLRRVIPAMGPIDSASLLLAFVLCVLKAIVLFMVITFQPIIWISAVLILVKTIGLLIFWVLMLMAIMSWVSRGRSPVEFVLMQLADPLLRPIRGMLPSMGGIDFSPMILVLLLYVANMGISELLQATGNMLLPGLWMAL, encoded by the coding sequence ATGAAGACGTTGACTTTCCTGCTCTCGACGGTGATTGAGCTGTACACCATGGTGATGCTGCTCCGCGTCTGGATGCAGTGGGCCCGCTGTGATTTCTACAATCCCTTTTCGCAGTTCGTGGTGAAAGCCACGCAGCCGCTCGTCGGCCCTCTGCGCCGCGTGATCCCTGCGATGGGACCTATCGACAGCGCATCCTTGTTACTGGCTTTCGTGCTCTGCGTGCTGAAAGCGATCGTGCTGTTTATGGTGATTACCTTCCAGCCGATTATCTGGATTTCCGCGGTGCTGATTCTGGTGAAAACCATCGGCCTGCTGATTTTCTGGGTGCTGATGCTGATGGCGATTATGAGCTGGGTCAGCCGTGGTCGTAGCCCGGTGGAGTTCGTGCTGATGCAACTGGCCGACCCGCTGCTGCGCCCAATTCGCGGCATGTTGCCGTCGATGGGTGGCATCGACTTCTCGCCGATGATCCTCGTTCTGCTGCTGTACGTGGCTAACATGGGTATCTCCGAGCTGTTACAGGCCACCGGAAATATGCTGCTACCGGGGCTGTGGATGGCACTATGA
- a CDS encoding endonuclease domain-containing protein — MEKHKFLRTNQTPEENRLWYLLRAKRFYGYKFRRQMPLGPYIADFVCYRARLIIELDGGQHAERSEYDNQRTTWLNAHGWRVLRFWNNELRMYEEAVLVEILWHLRVTAPLPNPLP, encoded by the coding sequence ATGGAAAAACATAAATTTCTTCGCACCAATCAAACACCGGAAGAAAACCGCCTGTGGTATTTGCTCCGGGCAAAACGTTTCTATGGTTATAAATTCCGCCGACAAATGCCTCTTGGTCCATATATTGCGGATTTCGTCTGCTATCGGGCGCGGTTGATTATTGAGTTGGATGGCGGGCAACATGCTGAGAGAAGTGAATATGATAACCAAAGAACGACATGGCTGAATGCCCATGGCTGGCGGGTTTTACGTTTTTGGAATAACGAACTCAGAATGTATGAAGAGGCGGTGCTTGTGGAGATACTCTGGCATTTGCGTGTTACAGCCCCTCTCCCTAACCCTCTCCCGTAG
- a CDS encoding type IV pilus twitching motility protein PilT, producing MDMQEIVALSVKHNVSDLHLCGDGTVRWRRRGHLEPAPFSAPEPQALLQNWLSETAMRQWEKDNQCDFAVQTDSGTRLRASAFRHADGVSIVLRLLPEICPQLEELGVPQAINELLAGESGLILVTGATGSGKSTTLAAMVDYLNHQRDGHILTLEDPVEFVHHSERCLIHQREVGEHCGSFSAALRVALRQDPDVILLGELRDTETIRLALTAAETGHLVLSTLHTRGAAQAIERLVDVFPAGEKEQVRSQLSGSLCAVLAQKLLPDKQGGRVALYELLVNTPAVGSLIRDGKTHQLPGVMQAGQQMGMMTFSQCFQQRQAAGRL from the coding sequence ATGGATATGCAGGAAATTGTGGCCCTTAGTGTAAAGCATAACGTCTCGGATCTACACCTGTGCGGCGATGGCACGGTGCGCTGGCGGCGGAGAGGACACCTCGAACCGGCCCCGTTCAGCGCGCCGGAGCCGCAAGCGCTGCTGCAAAACTGGCTTAGTGAAACCGCGATGCGGCAATGGGAAAAGGATAATCAGTGTGATTTTGCGGTGCAGACGGACAGCGGCACGCGGCTGCGCGCCAGTGCGTTCCGGCATGCGGACGGCGTTTCAATCGTTTTACGGCTGTTGCCGGAAATCTGTCCGCAGCTGGAGGAGCTTGGCGTTCCGCAGGCCATCAACGAACTGCTGGCCGGAGAAAGCGGGCTGATTCTGGTGACGGGCGCCACCGGCAGTGGTAAATCCACCACCCTGGCGGCGATGGTCGACTACCTCAATCACCAGCGCGACGGGCATATTTTGACTCTTGAAGATCCGGTGGAGTTCGTGCATCACAGCGAGCGATGTCTGATTCATCAGCGCGAAGTGGGGGAGCATTGCGGATCGTTTTCTGCGGCACTGCGGGTGGCGTTGCGTCAGGATCCTGATGTGATTTTGCTCGGCGAGTTGCGCGACACCGAAACCATCCGTCTGGCGCTTACGGCGGCGGAGACCGGGCATCTGGTGTTGTCGACGCTGCACACACGTGGCGCGGCACAGGCCATTGAAAGGCTGGTGGATGTGTTTCCGGCCGGGGAAAAAGAGCAGGTGCGTAGCCAACTGTCCGGCAGCCTGTGCGCGGTGCTGGCGCAAAAACTGCTGCCGGATAAACAGGGCGGACGCGTGGCGTTATATGAACTGTTGGTCAACACACCTGCTGTGGGCAGCCTGATTCGCGATGGTAAAACCCATCAGTTGCCGGGCGTGATGCAGGCCGGGCAGCAAATGGGGATGATGACGTTTTCGCAGTGCTTCCAGCAGCGACAGGCGGCGGGTCGTCTTTAG
- the yggU gene encoding DUF167 family protein YggU: protein MSAVEVCDDGLVLRLYIQPKASRDSIVGLHGDELKVAITAPPVDGQANAHLVKFLAKQFRVAKSQVIIEKGESGRHKQVKIIQPQQIPSGVDALI from the coding sequence ATGAGTGCCGTTGAAGTGTGCGACGACGGGCTGGTTTTACGGCTGTACATTCAGCCGAAAGCCAGCCGTGACAGTATTGTCGGATTGCATGGCGACGAACTAAAAGTCGCCATCACCGCACCACCGGTGGACGGCCAGGCCAATGCGCATTTGGTAAAATTTCTCGCCAAACAGTTTCGCGTCGCGAAGAGCCAGGTGATAATTGAGAAAGGCGAGTCAGGCCGCCACAAGCAGGTAAAAATCATTCAACCGCAACAGATCCCTTCGGGCGTTGACGCGCTCATCTGA
- a CDS encoding DUF2884 domain-containing protein, with amino-acid sequence MMRKTLLAAALSVTAFAAQADYQCSVTPRDDVILSPQTVQVKGENGNLVITPDGNVMFNGKQYTLSAAQREQAKDYQTDLRSALPWIDEGARSRVDKGRIALDKIITEQVGASSNMHGRLTKLDAQLKEQMNRIIEHRTDGLTFHYKGIDQVRADGQQLVNQAMGGILQDSINEMGAKAVVKGGGNPLQGILGSLGGLQGAIQDEWKSQQADFQKFGKDVCGRVVSLEDSRKTLVSGLK; translated from the coding sequence ATGATGCGCAAAACGCTGCTGGCAGCGGCACTCTCCGTCACCGCATTTGCCGCTCAGGCGGATTATCAGTGCAGCGTGACCCCGCGTGATGACGTTATCCTCAGCCCGCAAACCGTGCAGGTGAAAGGGGAGAATGGCAATCTGGTCATCACCCCTGATGGCAACGTCATGTTTAACGGCAAACAGTACACGCTCAGCGCGGCTCAGCGCGAGCAGGCGAAAGACTACCAAACCGATCTGCGCAGCGCGCTGCCGTGGATTGACGAAGGCGCACGTTCCCGCGTCGACAAAGGCCGCATCGCGCTGGATAAAATCATCACCGAGCAGGTTGGGGCCAGCAGCAACATGCATGGGCGTCTGACCAAACTTGATGCGCAGCTGAAAGAGCAGATGAACCGTATTATTGAGCACCGTACTGATGGCCTGACGTTCCACTACAAGGGTATCGATCAGGTTCGCGCTGACGGCCAGCAGCTGGTGAATCAGGCGATGGGCGGAATTCTGCAGGACAGCATTAATGAGATGGGCGCGAAAGCAGTCGTCAAAGGTGGCGGTAATCCACTGCAAGGCATTTTAGGCAGCCTCGGCGGCCTGCAGGGCGCGATTCAGGACGAATGGAAGAGCCAGCAGGCCGATTTCCAGAAGTTCGGCAAAGACGTGTGTGGCCGCGTGGTGTCGCTGGAAGATAGCCGTAAAACGCTGGTGAGTGGGTTGAAGTAA
- a CDS encoding XTP/dITP diphosphatase, with protein MQKVVLATGNAGKVRELASLLNDFGLDVVAQTELNVESVEETGLTFIENAILKARHAAKVTGLPAIADDSGLAVDVLGGAPGIYSARYAGEDASDQQNLEKLLVALNDVPDDKRQAQFHCVLVYMRHAEDPTPLVCHGSWPGVITREAAGNGGFGYDPIFFVPDAGKTAAELSREEKIAVSHRGRALKLLLEALR; from the coding sequence ATGCAAAAAGTAGTTCTGGCTACCGGTAACGCCGGTAAAGTGCGCGAGCTCGCCTCGCTGTTAAACGATTTTGGTCTCGACGTCGTCGCACAGACCGAATTGAACGTCGAGTCGGTGGAAGAAACCGGGCTGACTTTTATTGAGAACGCGATTCTCAAAGCGCGTCATGCAGCGAAAGTCACCGGCCTGCCTGCAATTGCTGATGATTCCGGCCTGGCGGTCGACGTTCTGGGCGGTGCGCCGGGGATTTACTCCGCGCGCTATGCGGGCGAAGATGCCAGCGACCAGCAGAATCTGGAAAAGCTGTTGGTTGCGTTGAATGACGTGCCCGACGATAAACGCCAGGCGCAGTTCCATTGCGTGCTGGTGTACATGCGTCATGCCGAAGACCCGACCCCGCTGGTGTGCCACGGCAGCTGGCCGGGCGTGATTACCCGTGAAGCCGCGGGCAACGGTGGCTTTGGCTACGACCCGATATTCTTTGTTCCCGACGCTGGTAAAACGGCGGCTGAACTGAGCCGTGAAGAAAAAATTGCCGTGTCCCACCGTGGACGGGCGCTGAAACTGTTACTGGAAGCACTGCGTTAA
- a CDS encoding YggS family pyridoxal phosphate-dependent enzyme yields MNDIAHNLTQVRDKISAAVALCGRAPEEVTLLAVSKTKPASAIEEAIAAGQRAFGENYVQEGIEKVRYFQEAGQKDLQWHFIGPLQSNKSRLVAEHFDWCHTVDRLRIASRLSEQRPAHLPPLNVLIQVNISDESSKSGIAPEEIDALAAEVAALPGLSLRGLMAIPAPESEYVRQFAVAQQMAVAFARLKTRYPSVDTLSLGMSDDMDAAIAAGSTMVRIGTAIFGARNYTQQ; encoded by the coding sequence ATGAACGACATTGCGCATAACCTGACACAGGTCAGGGACAAAATCTCAGCCGCTGTCGCCCTTTGCGGCCGTGCTCCAGAAGAAGTTACGTTGCTTGCAGTCAGTAAAACGAAACCTGCGAGCGCCATCGAAGAAGCTATCGCTGCGGGCCAACGTGCCTTTGGTGAAAACTACGTTCAGGAAGGAATAGAAAAGGTCCGCTATTTTCAGGAAGCGGGACAAAAAGACCTGCAGTGGCACTTTATTGGCCCGCTGCAGTCGAACAAAAGCCGTCTGGTGGCAGAGCATTTCGACTGGTGTCATACCGTTGATCGCTTGCGCATCGCCAGTCGTCTGAGCGAGCAGCGCCCTGCGCATTTGCCGCCGCTGAACGTGCTTATCCAGGTCAACATCAGCGATGAGTCGAGCAAATCCGGCATTGCGCCTGAAGAGATCGATGCGCTGGCCGCCGAAGTAGCCGCTCTGCCAGGCCTGAGCCTGCGTGGACTGATGGCTATTCCAGCGCCTGAGTCAGAATATGTAAGGCAGTTTGCGGTCGCCCAACAAATGGCGGTAGCATTTGCCCGGCTGAAAACACGCTATCCCTCCGTGGACACGCTCTCTCTGGGCATGTCCGACGACATGGATGCCGCGATTGCGGCGGGTAGCACGATGGTGCGCATCGGTACCGCCATTTTTGGCGCGCGCAATTACACACAACAATAA
- a CDS encoding FAD-dependent oxidoreductase: MNIYPPCESRTFPVQPMHADFVVAGGGLAGLCAALAAARRGLEVILIQDRPVLGGNASSEVRLWANGATSHMGNNNRWGREGGIMGEIMEENLWRNKEGNPVMFDLVLLDMARSQPGLTLLLNTAVYEVKKEHNRITQVSAFNAINETFYHVSASQFCDATGDGVLGYLAGAEFREGAEEESELGEKMAPGDNFGHKLGHSIYFYTKKTEGPVNFVPPSFALKEITDIPRYKRLTSTLNGCDLWWLEWGGRLDTVYESETIKWELWKIVWGVWDHIKNSGEFPEAANMTIEWVGSVPGKRESRRFMGDHLLSQQDIVEQRDHYDAVGYGGWSIDLHPADGVYSTHDGCRQFHSKGTYTIPWRSLYSRSLDNLFLTGRLISASHVAFGSARVMCTCGLLGEVAGMGAALCHEQNITPKALAGQQRIGELQQRLQASGCYIPRQWLDDPARGAEISVSSELQLCELPPNGMWHSLRERMALLLPVKTGEALPELSLSLRSQMPQTLGITLLGSLRPGNFTPELRYASSRISVNGEGEYRCPFDWVSDRDQYVFIAFDAQENIDIALTDVQLPGIMTVFNSLNARVAKHTRQVVDGDYGVDEFDFWLPRRHPNQILPALRFASPLRCYPATHLLNGRLRPEQQTNGWVPALNDKTPTIRWHWQEPQTIHSLTLVQDNDFDNAMETVQMGHASAVTPHCITHYRLWADETLLAEVENNHHSVCRHEFPTAIRAREVRLEVLATAGALPAVYSLNVR, encoded by the coding sequence ATGAATATCTACCCGCCGTGTGAAAGCAGAACCTTTCCTGTGCAGCCGATGCATGCTGATTTTGTTGTGGCCGGAGGCGGTCTGGCCGGGCTATGCGCCGCCCTCGCGGCCGCACGTCGCGGGCTGGAGGTTATTCTGATTCAGGACCGTCCAGTGCTCGGTGGCAACGCGTCGAGTGAAGTCAGATTATGGGCCAACGGCGCGACCTCACATATGGGCAACAACAACCGCTGGGGGAGAGAAGGCGGCATCATGGGTGAAATCATGGAGGAAAACCTGTGGCGCAATAAGGAAGGCAACCCGGTAATGTTCGACCTGGTGCTGCTGGATATGGCACGCAGCCAGCCTGGGTTGACGTTGCTGCTCAACACCGCCGTGTATGAGGTGAAAAAAGAGCATAACCGCATTACGCAAGTCAGCGCCTTCAATGCCATTAATGAAACCTTCTACCACGTTTCCGCCTCGCAGTTTTGCGATGCCACCGGTGACGGCGTGCTGGGCTATCTGGCAGGCGCAGAATTTCGCGAAGGCGCAGAGGAAGAAAGCGAGCTGGGTGAAAAAATGGCCCCCGGAGACAACTTCGGCCACAAACTCGGGCACTCGATCTATTTCTACACCAAAAAGACCGAGGGTCCGGTCAACTTTGTCCCGCCCTCCTTTGCGCTAAAAGAGATAACCGATATCCCACGCTATAAGCGGCTCACCTCCACGCTGAACGGCTGCGACCTGTGGTGGCTGGAATGGGGTGGCCGCCTCGATACCGTTTATGAAAGCGAAACCATCAAGTGGGAGCTGTGGAAAATCGTCTGGGGCGTGTGGGATCACATCAAAAATTCCGGCGAGTTTCCTGAAGCCGCCAATATGACCATAGAATGGGTCGGCTCGGTGCCCGGCAAGCGCGAAAGCCGCCGCTTTATGGGCGATCATCTGCTCAGTCAGCAGGACATCGTCGAACAGCGCGACCATTATGACGCCGTCGGCTACGGCGGCTGGTCGATAGACTTACACCCTGCCGATGGCGTGTACAGCACCCACGACGGCTGCCGTCAGTTTCACAGCAAAGGCACCTACACCATTCCGTGGCGCAGCCTTTACAGCCGCTCGCTGGATAACCTGTTCCTGACCGGACGACTGATTTCCGCCTCGCACGTCGCCTTCGGCAGCGCCCGCGTGATGTGCACCTGCGGGCTGCTCGGCGAAGTGGCGGGCATGGGTGCAGCGCTGTGTCATGAGCAAAACATCACGCCAAAAGCGCTGGCGGGGCAACAACGCATCGGCGAACTTCAGCAGCGTTTGCAGGCATCCGGCTGTTACATTCCCCGCCAGTGGCTGGATGATCCTGCTCGTGGTGCAGAAATCAGCGTCAGTAGTGAACTGCAACTGTGCGAACTGCCACCGAACGGTATGTGGCACTCTCTGCGTGAACGGATGGCGCTTCTGCTGCCGGTGAAAACCGGTGAAGCGCTGCCGGAATTGTCATTAAGCTTACGCAGCCAAATGCCACAGACGCTGGGCATCACGCTGTTGGGCAGTCTGCGCCCAGGTAACTTTACGCCGGAGTTACGCTACGCCAGCAGCCGTATCAGCGTGAACGGCGAAGGCGAATATCGTTGCCCGTTCGACTGGGTGAGCGATCGTGACCAGTACGTTTTCATTGCCTTCGACGCGCAGGAAAATATCGACATCGCGCTCACCGACGTTCAGCTCCCGGGCATCATGACCGTGTTCAACAGCCTGAACGCCCGCGTCGCAAAACACACACGCCAGGTGGTCGACGGCGACTACGGCGTGGACGAGTTCGACTTCTGGCTCCCGCGCCGCCACCCGAATCAGATCCTGCCCGCCCTGCGTTTTGCTTCACCGCTGCGCTGCTATCCGGCAACTCATCTGCTCAATGGCCGCTTGCGTCCTGAACAGCAAACTAACGGCTGGGTACCAGCCCTGAACGATAAAACCCCGACCATTCGCTGGCACTGGCAGGAGCCACAGACGATTCATAGCCTGACGCTGGTACAGGACAACGATTTCGACAATGCGATGGAAACCGTGCAAATGGGCCACGCCAGCGCGGTGACCCCACATTGCATCACCCATTACCGCCTGTGGGCCGATGAAACGCTGTTAGCCGAAGTCGAAAACAACCACCATTCCGTGTGCAGGCATGAATTCCCCACCGCCATTCGCGCGCGCGAAGTGCGGCTGGAAGTTCTCGCCACCGCGGGCGCTCTGCCCGCGGTCTATTCCCTCAACGTTCGCTAA
- a CDS encoding oxidative damage protection protein produces the protein MSRTIFCTFLQRDAEGQDFQLYPGELGKRIYNEISKEAWGQWQHKQTMLINEKKLTMMNPEHRKLLEQEMVNFLFEGKDVHIEGYTPPEKQ, from the coding sequence ATGAGCAGAACCATTTTTTGTACCTTCCTGCAGCGCGACGCTGAAGGCCAGGACTTCCAGCTGTATCCGGGCGAGCTCGGAAAACGCATCTATAACGAAATATCTAAAGAAGCCTGGGGTCAGTGGCAGCATAAGCAGACCATGCTCATCAACGAGAAAAAACTCACCATGATGAACCCGGAGCATCGCAAGCTGCTGGAACAGGAGATGGTTAACTTCCTGTTCGAGGGCAAAGACGTTCACATCGAAGGCTATACGCCGCCAGAAAAACAATAA
- a CDS encoding YggL family protein, whose translation MAKNRSRRLRKKMHIDEFQELGFSVAWRFPEGTTEEQIDHIVDEFINEVIEPNKLAFDGSGYLAWEGLICMQEIGKCTEEHQAAVRKWLEDRKFEEVRTSELFDVWWD comes from the coding sequence ATGGCGAAGAACCGTAGCCGTCGTCTGCGTAAAAAAATGCACATCGACGAGTTTCAGGAATTAGGATTTTCCGTTGCATGGCGTTTCCCGGAAGGCACTACTGAAGAACAAATCGACCATATCGTTGATGAGTTTATCAATGAGGTGATCGAGCCGAACAAACTGGCCTTTGATGGCAGCGGCTATCTGGCCTGGGAAGGTCTGATTTGCATGCAGGAAATCGGTAAATGTACCGAAGAACACCAGGCCGCCGTGCGTAAATGGCTGGAAGACAGGAAGTTCGAAGAGGTACGCACCAGCGAACTTTTCGACGTTTGGTGGGACTAA
- the hemW gene encoding radical SAM family heme chaperone HemW, which yields MTVLPPLSLYIHIPWCVQKCPYCDFNSHALKGEVPHDDYVQHLLADLDVDVPYAQGREVKTIFIGGGTPSLLSGPAMQTLLDGVRARLNLASDAEITMEANPGTVEADRFVDYQRAGVNRISIGVQSFSEAKLKRLGRIHDADEAKRAAHLATSLNLRSFNLDLMHGLPDQSLEEALDDLRQAIALNPPHLSWYQLTIEPNTLFGSRPPKLPDDDALWDIYEQGHQLLSAAGYQQYETSAYAKPGYQCQHNLNYWRFGDYLGIGCGAHGKVTFPDGRILRTAKTRHPRGYMEGRYLERQHDVETADKPFEFFMNRFRLLEPAPRAEFTAFTGLPESAVRAQIDEAIAQGYLSESDQFWQITEHGKLFLNSLLELFLSEDS from the coding sequence ATGACCGTTCTCCCTCCGCTGAGTCTTTACATTCACATTCCCTGGTGCGTGCAGAAATGCCCGTACTGCGATTTCAATTCGCACGCGCTGAAAGGCGAAGTGCCACATGACGACTACGTGCAGCATCTGCTGGCCGATTTAGATGTCGACGTGCCTTATGCGCAGGGACGCGAAGTAAAAACGATTTTCATCGGCGGAGGCACGCCGAGCCTACTGTCTGGCCCGGCGATGCAAACATTGCTGGATGGCGTCCGCGCGCGCCTGAATCTGGCGTCCGATGCGGAAATCACGATGGAAGCCAACCCAGGCACGGTGGAAGCCGACCGCTTTGTGGATTATCAGCGTGCGGGCGTGAACCGCATTTCTATCGGCGTGCAGAGCTTTAGCGAAGCCAAACTCAAACGTCTGGGGCGTATTCACGACGCCGACGAAGCGAAACGCGCGGCGCATCTGGCGACCAGCCTGAACTTACGCAGCTTTAACCTCGACCTGATGCACGGCCTGCCGGACCAGTCGCTGGAAGAAGCGCTGGACGATCTGCGTCAGGCGATTGCGCTCAATCCGCCGCATTTGTCGTGGTATCAGCTCACCATCGAACCGAACACGCTGTTTGGCTCTCGCCCGCCAAAACTGCCGGACGACGACGCGCTGTGGGATATCTACGAGCAGGGCCACCAGTTGCTGAGCGCTGCGGGCTATCAGCAGTATGAGACGTCAGCGTACGCCAAGCCGGGATATCAGTGTCAGCACAACCTGAATTACTGGCGATTCGGTGATTACCTGGGCATTGGCTGCGGCGCGCACGGCAAAGTGACGTTCCCGGACGGGCGCATTCTGCGAACCGCCAAAACCCGTCATCCACGTGGGTATATGGAAGGCCGGTATCTGGAGCGTCAGCACGACGTTGAAACTGCAGACAAACCGTTCGAGTTCTTTATGAACCGCTTCCGCCTGCTGGAGCCCGCCCCTCGCGCTGAATTTACCGCGTTTACGGGTTTGCCGGAGTCTGCGGTTCGCGCGCAGATTGACGAAGCCATCGCCCAGGGTTATCTCAGCGAGTCCGATCAGTTCTGGCAGATTACCGAGCACGGGAAACTGTTCCTCAATTCCCTGCTCGAGCTGTTCCTTTCCGAAGATTCCTGA
- the mutY gene encoding A/G-specific adenine glycosylase, whose protein sequence is MQASQFSAQVLDWYDKYGRKTLPWQMEKTPYKVWLSEVMLQQTQVATVIPYFERFMARFPTITDLANAPLDEVLHLWTGLGYYARARNLHKAAQQVATLHNGKFPETFEEVAALPGVGRSTAGAVLSLSLGKHFPILDGNVKRVLARCYAVSGWPGKKEVEKRLWEISEDVTPAKGVERFNQAMMDLGALVCTRSKPKCELCPLNNGCVAYANHSWAQYPGKKPKQTLPERVGYFLIMQHDDEVFLLQRPPSGLWGGLFCFPQFTSEEELLEWLAARQIKTASLAQQTAFRHTFSHFHLDIVPMWLSVQSMDACMDEGGALWYNLAQPPSVGLAAPVERLLQQLRAGALV, encoded by the coding sequence ATGCAAGCCTCTCAATTTTCAGCCCAGGTGCTGGACTGGTACGACAAATATGGGCGTAAGACCCTGCCCTGGCAAATGGAAAAAACGCCGTACAAAGTATGGCTCTCTGAGGTGATGTTGCAACAAACTCAGGTTGCTACCGTTATTCCTTATTTTGAGCGCTTTATGGCGCGTTTTCCGACCATCACCGATCTCGCCAATGCGCCGCTCGACGAAGTGCTGCACCTGTGGACGGGCCTCGGCTATTACGCCCGGGCGCGCAATCTGCATAAAGCCGCTCAGCAGGTCGCGACGCTGCATAACGGCAAGTTTCCGGAAACGTTCGAGGAAGTCGCTGCCCTGCCCGGCGTCGGGCGTTCCACTGCGGGCGCGGTACTTTCGCTGTCGCTCGGCAAACATTTCCCCATTCTCGACGGCAACGTGAAACGCGTGCTCGCTCGCTGCTATGCGGTGAGCGGCTGGCCAGGCAAGAAAGAAGTGGAAAAACGGCTGTGGGAAATCAGTGAAGACGTGACTCCGGCGAAAGGCGTGGAGCGTTTTAATCAGGCGATGATGGATTTGGGTGCGCTGGTCTGCACCCGTTCAAAACCGAAGTGCGAACTCTGCCCGCTGAACAACGGCTGCGTGGCGTATGCCAACCACTCCTGGGCGCAGTATCCCGGCAAGAAGCCGAAGCAAACCCTACCGGAACGCGTCGGATATTTCCTGATTATGCAGCACGACGACGAGGTGTTCCTGCTTCAACGTCCGCCAAGCGGTCTGTGGGGCGGCTTATTCTGCTTCCCGCAGTTTACCTCCGAAGAAGAACTCCTCGAATGGTTAGCCGCGCGTCAGATAAAAACCGCGTCACTCGCGCAGCAAACGGCTTTTCGCCATACATTCAGCCATTTCCATTTAGATATTGTGCCTATGTGGCTCAGCGTGCAGTCGATGGACGCGTGCATGGATGAAGGCGGCGCTCTCTGGTATAACTTAGCCCAGCCACCGTCAGTCGGGCTGGCGGCACCCGTGGAGCGTCTGTTACAGCAGTTACGCGCCGGCGCTCTGGTTTGA
- the trmB gene encoding tRNA (guanosine(46)-N7)-methyltransferase TrmB, which produces MNNDVISPDFDENGRPLRRIRSFVRRQGRLTKGQQHALDNYWPVMGVEFSETPVDFAALFGRDAPTTLEIGFGMGASLVTMASAKPDQNFLGIEVHSPGVGACLASAHEEGVENLRVMCHDAVEVLHKMVPDNSLNMVQLFFPDPWHKARHNKRRIVQAPFAELVKSKLKLGGVFHMATDWEAYAEHMLEVMSSLDGYKNLSESNDYVPRPDSRPVTKFEQRGHRLGHGVWDLMFERVK; this is translated from the coding sequence ATGAACAACGACGTCATTTCACCGGATTTTGATGAAAACGGTCGCCCGCTGCGCCGTATTCGTAGCTTTGTCCGCCGTCAGGGCCGCCTGACCAAAGGGCAGCAGCACGCGCTGGATAACTATTGGCCGGTGATGGGTGTTGAGTTCAGCGAAACGCCTGTCGACTTTGCTGCACTGTTTGGCCGCGACGCGCCAACCACGCTGGAAATCGGTTTCGGCATGGGCGCATCACTTGTCACTATGGCGAGCGCCAAACCCGATCAGAACTTTTTAGGCATTGAAGTCCACTCCCCGGGCGTCGGCGCGTGCTTAGCGTCGGCCCATGAAGAGGGCGTGGAAAACCTGCGCGTGATGTGTCACGACGCGGTAGAAGTGCTGCATAAAATGGTTCCTGACAATTCTTTGAACATGGTGCAGCTGTTTTTCCCTGACCCGTGGCATAAAGCACGTCATAATAAGCGCCGTATCGTTCAGGCTCCCTTTGCAGAGCTTGTGAAGAGTAAGCTGAAGCTTGGCGGCGTTTTCCACATGGCGACCGATTGGGAAGCTTATGCGGAGCACATGCTGGAAGTGATGTCGTCGCTCGACGGGTATAAAAACCTCTCTGAAAGCAACGACTACGTACCGCGTCCGGATTCACGTCCGGTGACCAAATTTGAACAGCGTGGCCATCGTCTTGGTCACGGCGTTTGGGACTTAATGTTCGAGAGGGTGAAATAA